A genomic window from Etheostoma spectabile isolate EspeVRDwgs_2016 chromosome 13, UIUC_Espe_1.0, whole genome shotgun sequence includes:
- the LOC116700843 gene encoding heart- and neural crest derivatives-expressed protein 1, with amino-acid sequence MNLIGGYQHHHPHPHHHLMHEPFPFVQRCHQDAPYFQSWVLNHGDPHPPHPHPHPPPPSDFQLQAQYAAAEHGGAPPGAAHDARLEALQAGAGKRRTSGPKKERRRTESINTAFAELRECIPNVPADTKLSKIKTLRLATSYIAYLMDVLDKDSGEAEGFKAEIKKYENRDLKRKREPVSPDC; translated from the exons ATGAACCTGATCGGGGGCTACCAGCACCACCACCcgcacccccaccaccacctgaTGCACGAGCCCTTCCCGTTCGTGCAGCGGTGTCACCAGGACGCGCCGTACTTCCAGAGCTGGGTGCTGAACCACGGCGACCCGCACCCGCCGCACCCGCACCCGCACCCGCCGCCGCCCTCGGACTTCCAGCTGCAGGCGCAGTACGCGGCCGCGGAGCACGGGGGCGCGCCCCCCGGGGCTGCGCACGACGCCCGGCTCGAGGCGCTCCAGGCCGGCGCGGGGAAGCGGAGGACGTCGGGTCCGAAGAAGGAGCGCCGGCGCACGGAGAGCATCAACACGGCGTTCGCGGAGCTGCGCGAGTGCATCCCCAACGTGCCCGCGGACACCAAGCTGTCCAAGATCAAGACGCTGCGCCTCGCGACCAGCTACATCGCCTACCTGATGGACGTCCTGGACAAGGACTCCGGGGAGGCCGAGGGCTTCAAGGCCGAGATCAAGAAGTATGAAAACCGGGATCTGAAACGGAAACGGGAGCCGGTAAGTCCCGAT TGTTAG